Proteins from a single region of Dictyostelium discoideum AX4 chromosome 5 chromosome, whole genome shotgun sequence:
- a CDS encoding beta-xylosidase-like protein, giving the protein MSKLIISLFVVVLFVLQLVSSQQCETGSVQFTSDLSNLSDWDHYWERTVGSGHAVLALREDWRRALALSHEKLGFQSVRFHGIFDDDLSVVQLDSNGSIIYSWYDVDQAYDYIVELGMAPYVELSFMPELLASGNATIFHYKGNITPPKNYTQWSNLIQAFITHVVDRYGMDVVSQWQFEIWNEPNCGFWSSDQTNYFKLLLETFNAIKSIYPQLSVGGPATCQSAWIPETLAFAKANGIQLDFVSTHEYPTDIQPLQRNIMKQVLTNSRQQVGPNMKLYYSEYNDGLFFRHDTTYASAFIMFNIPDVYGIADIFSWWCFSDVFEEQGQQSVPFNQGFGLLTIYDIPKPSFKAFELLHETGKMRANVTGEHPTAGVFTTLSDDEIMVIIYNHNIPDAPIANETICVTLENIQGTITDSYLRRIDHDNCNPIATWTAMGEPEYPTKSQIDQLKAAAEFNYQPIDFNQNGNSLTFTLEVMPQGVAAVTFKFQ; this is encoded by the exons AtgtcaaaattaattatatcttTATTTGTTGTCGTCCTCTTTGTATTACAATTAGTTTCATCACAACAATGTGAAACTGGTTCAGTCCAATTCACATCAGATTTAAGT AATCTCTCTGATTGGGACCATTACTGGGAACGTACTGTAGGAAGTG gtCATGCAGTTTTAGCACTTCGTGAAGATTGGAGAAGAGCATTAGCACTTTCACATGAAAAATTAGGATTTCAAAGTGTTAGATTTCATGGtatttttgatgatgatttatcaGTTGTTCAATTAGATTCAAATGGTagtattatttattcatgGTATGATGTTGATCAAGCTTATGATTATATTGTTGAATTAGGAATGGCACCATATgttgaattatcatttatgCCAGAATTATTAGCATCTGGTAATGCAACAATTTTCCATTACAAAGGTAATATTACACCACCAAAGAATTACACTCAATGgtcaaatttaattcaagcATTTATCACACATGTTGTAGATCGTTATGGTATGGATGTTGTTAGTCAATGGCAATTTGAAATTTGGAATGAACCAAATTGTGGATTTTGGAGTAGTGATCAAACCAATtactttaaattattattagagaCTTTTAATGCTATCAAAAGTATTTACCCACAATTATCAGTTGGTGGTCCTGCTACATGTCAATCAGCATGGATTCCAGAGACTTTGGCATTTGCTAAAGCAAATGGAATTCAATTGGATTTCGTCTCCACTCATGAATATCCAACCGATATTCAACCATTACAAAGAAATATCATGAAACAAGTCTTAACCAATTCACGTCAACAAGTTGGTCCAAATATGAAATTATACTATTCTGAATATAATGATGGTCTTTTCTTCCGTCATGATACTACCTATGCATCTGCATTCATTATGTTTAATATTCCTGATGTTTATGGTATTGCTGATATTTTCTCTTGGTGGTGTTTTTCTGATGTATTTG aGGAGCAAGGTCAACAAAGTGTACCATTTAATCAAGGATTTGGTTTATTAACAATTTATGATATTCCAAAACCATCATTTAAAGCATTTGAATTACTTCATGAAACTGGTAAAATGAGAGCAAATGTAACTGGTGAACATCCAACTGCTGGTGTTTTTACAACTCTTTcagatgatgaaattatgGTTATCATTTATAATCACAATATTCCAGATGCTCCAATTGCAAATGAAACCATTTGTGTCACACTTGAAAATATTCAAGGTACTATCACCGATTCTTATCTCCGTCGTATTGATCATGACAATTGTAATCCAATTGCAACTTGGACTGCAATGGGTGAACCTGAATATCCAACTAAATCTCAAATTGATCAACTTAAAGCCGCTGCTGAATTTAATTATCAACCAATTGATTTCAATCAAAATGGTAATTCTTTAACTTTTACTTTAGAAGTTATGCCACAAGGTGTCGCTGCTGTAACCtttaaatttcaataa
- a CDS encoding transmembrane protein: MTFKLSASLLPLSYGIIAMGSFITTLFLACYLHFERVTKNHCKMYEFLPSISSTIGDFSPEMNVYRYGMALTSGLRLGTIYLNHHVSTEEKNNLLAQSNSGRKSFTSSSVLESVRRLGYLIPMSTVFDTIRVFSAGGWIYISSSEHLFSHQVGFVSYVIFSFLYMYTHCAVLYHTKIKFRAGFENQSISSIIFKGNYSPKTQKDLFSFKWKAILGIAHFLLFVGSLKYFVDHTFYCVYLSYSKYSIFEWLLATTNILYDTLTYLDFDGLYFTLHREKKSSI; encoded by the coding sequence atgacATTCAAATTATCAGCAagtttattaccattatcataTGGTATAATTGCAATGGGATCATTCATTACAACATTATTTTTAGCATGTTATCTTCATTTTGAAAGAGTAACAAAGAACCATTGTAAAATGTATGAATTTTTACCATCGATTTCATCAACCATTGGTGATTTCTCACCAGAGATGAATGTATATCGTTATGGTATGGCATTGACAAGTGGTTTACGTTTAGGTACTATCTATTTGAATCATCATGTATCAACTGAAGAGAAAAACAATCTTTTGGCTCAATCAAATAGTGGTCGTAAATCATTCACAAGTAGTTCAGTGTTAGAATCAGTCAGAAGATTAGGTTACCTTATTCCAATGTCAACCGTTTTCGATACAATTCGTGTTTTCTCTGCTGGTGGTTGGATTTATATTAGCTCAAGTGAACATTTATTTTCCCATCAAGTTGGTTTCGTTTCATATGttattttttctttcctCTATATGTATACTCATTGTGCTGTACTCTATCATACAAAGATTAAGTTTAGAGCAGGTTttgaaaatcaatcaatttcttcaatcattttcaaaggAAATTATAGCCCAAAAACTCAAAAAGATCTCTTCTCTTTCAAATGGAAAGCAATTTTAGGTATTGCTCACTTCCTTTTATTCGTTGGTTCACTCAAATATTTCGTTGATCATACTTTTTATTGTGTTTATTTATCTTATAGTAAATATTCAATCTTTGAATGGTTATTAGCAACTACAAATATCCTTTACGATACTTTAACTTATTTAGATTTCGATGGACTTTATTTCACACTTCACCGTGAAAAGAAAtcttcaatttaa
- the rpl12 gene encoding S60 ribosomal protein L12: MPPKVDPSEKVEVFLRVCGGEAGAMSTLAPKLGPLGVSPKKVGDDIAKATQPWKGMKVSVKLTIQNRIAVPEVLPSASALVIKALKEPPRDRKKEKNIKHNGNIPLEEICKIAKTMRFKSLAVDFKGSVLEILGTAHSVGCKVNGKSPRDIQAGIQSGEIEVVEPK; encoded by the exons ATGCCTCCAAAAGTAGATCCAAGCGAAAAAGTTGAAG tcTTCCTCAGAGTATGTGGTGGTGAAGCTGGTGCTATGTCCACCCTTGCACCAAAACTCGGTCCACTCGGTGTTTCACCAAAGAAAGTTGGTGATGATATCGCTAAAGCCACTCAACCATGGAAAGGTATGAAGGTTTCAGTCAAATTGACCATTCAAAATCGTATTGCTGTCCCAGAAGTTTTACCATCTGCTTCAGCATTGGTCATCAAAGCCTTAAAAGAGCCACCAAGAGACAGAAAGAAGGAAAAGAACATTAAACACAACGGTAACATCCCATTAGAAGAAATCTGCAAAATCGCCAAGACCATGAGATTCAAATCTTTAGCTGTTGACTTCAAAGGTTCAGTCTTAGAAATCTTAGGTACTGCTCACTCTGTTGGTTGTAAAGTCAATGGTAAATCACCAAGAGATATCCAAGCTGGTATCCAATCTGGTGAAATCGAAGTTGTCGAACcaaaataa
- a CDS encoding SNO glutamine amidotransferase family protein produces MEELIEENNIKIGVLALQGGFKEHVEMVKSIKHCFSECENKYKYSIIVQEVKSVSDIKKLNPHGIILPGGESTSMAIIASSNNDGENIFTFLKEYIKQGNFIWGTCAGSIMLSNNVDGQKVGGQSLIGGLDVLISRNYFGRQIDSFETKINLNLKFSKNNNNSILLENFEAIFIRAPAILDVIDKENVEIIGEYIVTKKDGTKEKVITAVKQNNIIASVFHPELTNDNRFHQYFVQLVLNNHLIKIKI; encoded by the exons atggaagaattaattgaagaaaataatataaaaattggaGTACTTGCACTTCAAGGTGGATTTAAAGAACATGTTGAAAtggttaaatcaattaaacatTGTTTTAGTGAatgtgaaaataaatataaatattcaattattgTCCAAGAGGTGAAGTCAGTTtcagatattaaaaaattaaatccacATGGTATAATTTTACCAGGTGGTGAAAGTACATCAATGGCAATTATcgcatcatcaaataatgatggtgaaaatattttcacatttttaaaagaatatataaaacaaggtaattttatttggggTACGTGTGCAGGTTCAATCATGCTTAGTAATAATGTTGATGGTCAAAAAGTTGGTGG acAATCATTAATTGGTGGATTAGATGTTTTAATTAGTAGAAATTATTTTGGTAGACAAATTGATAGTTttgaaacaaaaataaatttaaatttaaaatttagtaaaaataataataattcaattttacttgaaaattttgaagCGATTTTTATAAGAGCGCCAGCAATTTTAGATGTTATTGATAAAgaaaatgttgaaattaTTGGTGAATATATTGTGACAAAAAAAGATggaacaaaagaaaaagttaTTACTGCtgtaaaacaaaataatataattgcAAGTGTATTTCATCCAGAATTAACAAACGATAATAGATTTCATCAATATTTTGTTCaattagttttaaataatcatttaataaaaataaaaatctaa
- a CDS encoding vitamin B6 biosynthesis family protein translates to MENLTENQATNNNSPFRIKSSLAQMLKGGVIMDVVTPEQARIAEEAGACAVMALEKIPADIRHFGGVARMSDPGMIKEIMNAVTIPVMAKVRIGHFVEAQILQEIGVDYIDESEVLTIADNENHIDKSEFKVPFVCGCRNLGEALRRISEGAAMIRTKGEAGTGDVVEAVRHARAVNKEIKKIQNMDPHELYTYAKEIQAPLELVKEVKRLGRLPVVNFAAGGVATPADAAMMMQLGMDGVFVGSGIFKSGDPAKRAKAIVQAVTHFNNPQIVAKVSENLGEAMVGINVDTLKDKENQNWSTKEK, encoded by the coding sequence ATGGAAAACTTAACAGAAAATCAAgctacaaataataatagtccatttagaattaaatctTCATTGGCCCAAATGTTGAAAGGGGGTGTAATTATGGATGTTGTAACACCAGAACAAGCAAGAATTGCAGAAGAAGCAGGAGCATGTGCAGTAATGGCATTAGAAAAGATTCCAGCCGATATTAGACATTTTGGTGGTGTGGCAAGAATGAGTGATCCAGGTatgattaaagaaattatgaATGCTGTTACCATTCCAGTTATGGCAAAAGTTAGAATTGGCCATTTCGTAGAGGCACAAATTCTTCAAGAGATTGGGGTAGACTATATTGATGAAAGTGAGGTTTTAACAATTGcagataatgaaaatcatATTGACAAATCCGAATTTAAAGTACCATTCGTTTGTGGTTGTAGAAATCTTGGTGAAGCTTTACGTCGTATCTCTGAAGGTGCCGCTATGATTCGTACAAAAGGTGAGGCTGGCACTGGTGATGTGGTTGAAGCAGTTCGTCATGCTCGTGCagttaataaagaaattaaaaaaattcaaaatatggACCCACATGAACTTTACACATACGCCAAGGAAATTCAAGCACCACTCGAATTAGTTAAAGAAGTTAAAAGATTAGGTAGACTACCAGTTGTCAATTTCGCTGCTGGTGGTGTTGCCACTCCCGCTGATGCTGCAATGATGATGCAATTAGGTATGGATGGTGTTTTCGTTGGTTCTGGTATCTTCAAAAGCGGTGATCCAGCCAAAAGAGCAAAAGCAATCGTTCAAGCTGTAACTCATTTCAATAATCCTCAAATCGTTGCAAAAGTAAGTGAAAATTTGGGTGAAGCAATGGTTGGAATTAATGTTGATactttaaaagataaagaaaaccAAAATTGgtcaacaaaagaaaaataa
- a CDS encoding hypothetical protein (Similar to Dictyostelium discoideum (Slime mold). Hypothetical 127.0 kDa protein) yields MIGIVILSLILFLFKELVKKLNGCDVSIKYYNEPISDDYIANVNGNCSQKICFLAISNKNISDISAYGIPFTLLHDPFFGPISYVELSVFSNTSSPSTIITIAITENDGAITHFFKTTYCLLQETTNFQLVFKNSPFFLNEPMSIDSEFGTNSGGPKMVVQFIGNTPSVFKKFSSNSLFNSTVKLLGNKATSRLYEVTMFPISMPSINFENHNLTYKYNSGSGELQTTSSFTPIYFTESHYNTFFPAINSKNNIIYQVDFQFTTDIYPYGSMVCTNCYIFLVANNGSRVQFLIYFNKIGSYNSTGTFSNDALHNNMYFTKTITIKPDNFSNGTEMTLVFQDTAFGTTPMGFSAILTGVPVLPNTPVTIYYPSGLKRQLWFNQPPFGLIDGFMVGLVNKFNVMFTIKLSKYMSGTLRYSFNSNNQKSPIEIPLPTQIDPQLIDTESPIVTSAIVVGDIGKMKLVIQMAITDDISGFSAFVCLDTNEIIFDYKNLMLGGTINNGVYSFIYDYGFTPVCKNSAFLDFAGNAQVQNQPFTDFIRSFINATTNIKYLMMNTPSYQAKTLSDFQEFYFAFNNISLTNQGFYNTLYFKFKDNNNDPDYCIKFRLAISGGYPNPIDYYSIWDNNLQMYKVEFYIPPNLSKINILYYIYLGLDYETQYSTSHFQSWVSSNNATLSVYSNIGDMMPPLVRSLLISPSTVDSDSFLNYYLIIEDVYNGFGYGEITIMGSVDFIQWNFTFSSGENKNPLVDVYNFSIYIPKCISQSYNIYHLKLVDKAGVFSEYTFGKSQPFPIIDPLVKIVVNEYKFNCSVNLYSNSLPVLKDFTFEPLSIDVGGPDSSRTVIFKMVVDGAAKAGSKPTIYLGDTYINYVTVPVLSDGVFDPIANITTFTVSTIIPYGFGYPEGILLNVFGIQTTYSTFQGYSSLDLRDANFTYTLLTPTFSSYPKMTSYLPISANGGELTIFGRELSTIANSFYRIIYSVNSSNSTPVASNINVKYISNVAIKLNVSSTTGPFTIEYTTSSKTIDTITIYPYHDYWNPNPVTPTPTETPTVPPTIAPTETPTVPPTNPPQKCGGNPQCGGESKGNCVNGVGCVCISPWIGSECQSRIITIPPPVIDPTNPNQNLTLNSTGTNEFTLVSLVSLVSLRELNFKNELVRSFRFDKWKLISNTTTDSNYITDVIDPKNNNTICSVNVSTTWYQTKTDIEFAGQKLTMNPSTLKYNINITSFPFTYGLNTLQLVMSATAQSTSQQDDQCSSNEFGDTTSNDNSNYLQLSVNQHSLYGRFIKRGIVDNNIKSIGNEILKDLSSENSYYISQSYIGINIPFYKESVQLDPDFSVLLDQRSASSICNNKGNKLSKGAIIGISIGCAAFTIIVVTLVAILLKNKYFFKSVQLKVIKMVAK; encoded by the exons ATGATTggtattgtaattttaaGTCTAAtactctttttatttaaagaattagttaaaaaattaaacggAT gtgatgtttcaataaaatattataacgAACCAATATCAGATGATTATATAGCAAATGTAAATGGCAATTGTTCTCAAAAAATCTGTTTCTTGGccatttcaaataaaaatatttccgATATAAGTGCTTATGGAATTCCTTTTACTTTATTACATGATCCATTTTTTGGACCAATTTCTTATGTTGAACTTTCAGTTTTTTCAAATACATCCTCGCCATCAACTATAATTACAATTGCAATTACAGAAAATGATGGAGCAATaactcatttttttaaaacaaccTATTGTTTGC TTCAAGAGACAACAAATTTCcaattagtttttaaaaattcaccattttttttaaatgaaccaATGTCAATAGATTCAGAATTTGGTACTAATAGTGGAGGTCCAAAAATGGTTGTACAGTTCATTGGTAATACACCTTcggtttttaaaaaattttcaagtAATTCATTATTCAACTCAACAGTTAAACTTTTAGGAAATAAAGCAACAAGTAGACTCTATGAAGTAACAATGTTTCCCATATCAATGCCAagtattaattttgaaaatcataATCTTacttataaatataatagtggtagtggaGAATTACAAACAACTTCATCATTTACACCAATATATTTTACTGAATCTCACTATAATACATTTTTTCCTgcaataaattcaaaaaataatataatatatcaAGTTGATTTTCAATTCACAACTGATATCTATCCATATGGTTCAATGGTTTGTACTAATTGTTATATTTTCCTAGTTGCAAATAATGGATCCAGGGTGCaatttcttatttattttaataaaattggttcTTACAATTCTACTGGTACATTTTCTAATGATGCACTCCATAACAATATGTATTTTACAAAAACTATTACAATTAAACctgataatttttcaaatggtACAGAGATGACATTGGTCTTCCAAGATACTGCATTTGGTACAACACCAATGGGGTTTTCAGCAATTTTAACTGGTGTTCCAGTATTACCAAATACACCAGTAACAATATATTATCCAAGTGGCCTTAAAAGACAATTATGGTTTAATCAACCTCCATTCGGGTTAATAGATGGTTTTATGGTGGGTTTGGTCAATAAATTCAATGTCATGTTTACTATTAAACTATCAAAGTATATGAGTGGTACATTAAGATATAGTTTTAATTCAAACAATCAAAAATCACCAATAGAAATACCATTGCCAACTCAAATTGATCCACAGTTAATTGATACAGAATCACCAATAGTAACATCAGCTATTGTAGTAGGCGATATTGgtaaaatgaaattagttATTCAAATGGCAATTACAGATGATATTTCAGGTTTTTCAGCTTTTGTATGTTTAGATACAAATGAAATCATTTTcgattataaaaatttaatgctTGGAggtacaattaataatggtgtCTATAGCTTTATCTATGATTATGGTTTCACACCAGTTTGTAAAAATTCAGCATTTTTAGATTTCGCAGGTAATGCACAAGTTCAAAATCAACCATTCACTGATTTTATTAGATCATTTATAAATGCTACtaccaatattaaatatttaatgatgaataCACCAAGTTATCAAGCAAAAACATTATCAGATTTTcaagaattttattttgcatttaataatatcagtTTAACAAATCAAGGTTTTTATAATACAttatatttcaaattcaaagataataataatgatccaGATTATTGTATTAAATTTAGATTAGCAATTTCAGGTGGATATCCAAATCCAATAGATTATTACTCAATATgggataataatttacaaatgtATAAAGTTGAATTTTATATTCCACCAAAtctatcaaaaattaatatactttattatatttatttaggACTTGATTATGAAACTCAATATTCAACATCACATTTCCAATCATGGGTCAGTTCAAACAATGCAACATTATCAGTATACTCAAATATTGGTGATATGATGCCACCTTTGGTTCGTTCATTACTAATTAGCCCATCAACTGTGGATTCAGATagctttttaaattattatttaatcattGAAGATGTATACAATGGATTTGGTTATGGAGAAATTACAATTATGGGTTCAGTGGATTTTATACAATGGAATTTTACATTTTCATctggtgaaaataaaaatccatTGGTTGAtgtttataatttttcaatatataTTCCAAAGTGTATATCCCAATCCTACAATATctatcatttgaaattagtAGATAAAGCAGGAGTATTCTCAGAGTATACATTTGGTAAATCACAGCCTTTCCCAATCATCGATCCTTTGGTTAAAATAGTTGTTAATGaatacaaattcaattgCTCAGTTAATCTTTATTCAAACTCTTTACCAGTTTTGAAAGATTTTACATTTGAACCATTATCAATAGATGTAGGTGGCCCAGATTCATCAAGAACtgttatatttaaaatggtGGTGGATGGTGCAGCCAAAGCAGGTTCAAAACCCACCATTTATTTAGGTGATACTTATATAAACTATGTAACAGTACCAGTTTTATCAGATGGTGTATTTGATCCAATTGCAAATATCACAACATTTACAGTTTCAACAATTATTCCATATGGTTTTGGTTATCCAGAaggtattttattaaatgtatTTGGAATTCAAACTACATATTCCACATTTCAAGGTTATTCTTCACTGGATTTACGAGATGCTAATTTCACATATACACTTTTAACTCCAACATTCTCTTCTTATCCAAAAATGACTTCATATTTACCAATTTCAGCCAATGGAGGAGAGTTAACTATTTTTGGAAGAGAATTATCAACAATAGCAAATTCATTTTATAGAATTATATATTCGGTAAATAGTAGTAATTCTACACCAGTGgcttcaaatattaatgtaAAATACATTTCTAATGttgcaattaaattaaatgtttcTTCAACAACTGGTCCATTCACGATTGAATATACAACCTCATCAAAAACCATTGATACAATCACTATATATCCATATCATGATTATTGGAATCCAAACCCAgtaacaccaacaccaaccgAAACACCAACAGTACCACCTACTATAGCACCAACTGAAACACCAACAGTACCACCAACAAATCCACCACAAAAATGTGGTGGTAATCCACAATGTGGTGGTGAGTCAAAAGGTAATTGTGTGAATGGAGTAGGTTGTGTTTGTATTTCACCATGGATTGGAAGTGAATGTCAATCAAGAATTATTACTATCCCACCACCAGTCATAGATCCAACAAAtccaaatcaaaatttaacatTAAATTCAACAGGTACAAACGAATTCACATTGGTCAGTTTAGTATCATTAGTATCATTAagagaattaaattttaaaaatgaattagtTAGATCATTCCGTTTCGATAAATGGAAATTAATATCAAACACTACAACCGATAGTAATTATATAACAGATGTAATAGacccaaaaaataataatacaatttgtTCAGTTAATGTTTCAACTACTTGGTATCAAACAAAAACAGATATCGAATTTGCAGgtcaaaaattaacaatgaATCCAAGtacattaaaatataatatcaatattacATCATTCCCATTCACATATGGATTGAATACACTTCAATTAGTAATGTCAGCAACAGCACAATCAACATCACAACAAGATGATCAATGTTCATCCAATGAATTTGGTGATACTacatcaaatgataattcaaattatctTCAACTATCAGTCAATCAACATTCACTCTATggtagatttattaaaagaggTATTGTAGATAACAATATCAAATCAATtggtaatgaaattttaaaagatctCTCAAGTGAAAACTCTTATTACATTTCACAATCATATATTGGTATAAATATTCCATTTTACAAAGAATCTGTTCAATTAGATCCAGATTTCTCAGTTTTATTAGATCAAAGATCAGCATCatcaatttgtaataataaaggaaataaattatcaaaaggTGCTATCATTGGTATATCAATTGGGTGTGCTGCCTTCACTATCATTGTTGTAACTTTAGTTGCAATacttttaaagaataaatatttctttaaaagtGTTCAATTAAAAGTGATTAAAATGGTggcaaaataa